A DNA window from Thermosynechococcaceae cyanobacterium Okahandja contains the following coding sequences:
- a CDS encoding bifunctional oligoribonuclease/PAP phosphatase NrnA, giving the protein MQSPHALDLTDSVTTETGGHHPEVNGNALVKTEAAPSELVKPDPRLSDPRAEALRQMLERHRNSRQLIILQDFPDPDALSSAWTYKLIAEKFEIQCDIAYAGALSHQENITLVRLTGMPLIRWNVQGTKNKDQRDCSCYQGYVLIDNQGTTSQLLPIVQEAGLPAIAIIDHHNLQESIQAEFTDIRPTTRATATILTQYLQSGLLPLDSSNPVHVKCATALMHGLRSDTDCLKQAKEEDFLAGAFLSRYIDYQLLNTILQSHRSKQVMDVIERSLKNRSIHNNFSISGVGYIRYEDRDAIPQAADFLVTEENVHTAVVYGLVHDEDEEVELIIGSLRTTKITLDPDEFIKEAFGKDRQGRFFGGGRSQAGGFEIPVGFLSGLNENAEYAKLKWNVYDTQIKQKLLHLVNPKNNVLHGTE; this is encoded by the coding sequence TTGACCTGACGGATTCCGTCACGACTGAGACAGGTGGCCATCACCCTGAAGTGAATGGTAACGCACTTGTCAAAACTGAAGCTGCACCGTCAGAACTGGTGAAACCGGATCCGCGCCTAAGCGATCCGCGCGCCGAGGCGCTCAGGCAGATGCTGGAACGCCATCGCAATAGCCGCCAGCTTATTATTTTGCAGGATTTTCCTGATCCGGATGCCCTCTCTTCGGCTTGGACCTACAAGCTGATTGCCGAAAAGTTTGAGATTCAGTGTGACATTGCCTACGCTGGCGCCCTCAGCCACCAAGAAAACATTACGCTTGTGCGCCTCACGGGGATGCCCCTCATCCGTTGGAATGTGCAGGGCACAAAAAATAAGGATCAGCGGGACTGCTCCTGTTATCAGGGCTACGTTTTAATTGATAACCAAGGTACCACCAGCCAACTGTTACCGATTGTGCAGGAAGCCGGTTTACCCGCAATCGCCATCATTGATCACCACAATCTGCAAGAAAGTATTCAAGCGGAATTTACCGATATTCGCCCCACCACCCGCGCCACCGCCACTATCCTCACCCAATACCTCCAGTCAGGGCTACTGCCCCTCGACAGCAGTAATCCGGTTCACGTCAAATGTGCCACTGCCCTGATGCATGGGCTGCGCTCGGATACAGACTGCCTCAAACAGGCGAAGGAAGAGGATTTCCTCGCGGGTGCGTTCTTAAGCCGCTACATTGACTATCAACTGCTCAATACGATCTTGCAGTCCCATCGCTCTAAGCAGGTGATGGATGTGATTGAGCGATCCCTCAAAAATCGCTCGATTCACAACAATTTTTCTATTTCGGGGGTAGGCTATATCCGCTACGAAGACCGCGACGCGATTCCCCAAGCCGCGGATTTCCTTGTTACCGAAGAGAATGTCCACACGGCAGTGGTCTATGGCCTAGTGCACGATGAAGATGAGGAAGTGGAGCTCATTATTGGCTCACTGCGCACCACCAAAATTACCCTCGACCCCGATGAATTTATTAAGGAAGCCTTTGGTAAAGATCGCCAAGGGCGCTTCTTTGGTGGCGGACGCTCCCAAGCAGGCGGCTTTGAAATTCCGGTAGGGTTTCTCTCGGGTCTCAATGAGAATGCCGAATACGCTAAACTCAAGTGGAATGTCTATGACACCCAAATTAAGCAGAAGCTCCTCCATCTAGTGAACCCGAAAAATAATGTTCTCCACGGGACTGAGTAG
- the sixA gene encoding phosphohistidine phosphatase SixA: MLELTLLFVRHGIAVERDVFAGPDGDRPLTAKGEKKTQQVAQRLLDVGLEAELILSSPLLRARQTAEILLEAGVASDLMFSDLLTPTGSFSAWLTWLERWRQQHDGALVVVGHEPNLSHWAELLLWGKALGHLQLKKAGIIGLTLPPVDRDPVANSQLFWLTAPKLFV, encoded by the coding sequence ATGTTGGAGCTCACTCTCTTGTTTGTGCGCCATGGCATTGCCGTCGAGCGGGATGTATTTGCTGGCCCTGATGGCGATCGCCCCCTCACGGCCAAGGGGGAAAAAAAAACCCAGCAAGTGGCACAACGCCTGCTCGATGTCGGTCTCGAAGCCGAACTCATCCTCAGTTCCCCACTCCTGCGAGCGCGCCAAACCGCCGAAATTTTACTGGAAGCCGGAGTTGCCAGCGATCTCATGTTCTCGGATCTGTTGACCCCCACCGGCAGTTTTAGTGCTTGGTTAACTTGGTTAGAACGTTGGCGACAGCAGCACGACGGTGCCCTAGTGGTGGTCGGGCACGAACCCAACCTCAGCCATTGGGCAGAACTACTGCTTTGGGGCAAAGCCTTAGGGCATTTACAGCTTAAAAAAGCGGGCATTATTGGCCTTACCCTACCCCCCGTCGATAGGGATCCGGTTGCCAACAGTCAACTCTTTTGGCTCACCGCACCCAAACTATTTGTCTGA